One Mobula hypostoma chromosome 5, sMobHyp1.1, whole genome shotgun sequence DNA segment encodes these proteins:
- the LOC134346494 gene encoding uncharacterized protein LOC134346494: MPHSDGKAEMLLWILTVLPTVVQCRAAVASPDTITTVPVGGSVHFPILHGSEDKYEVTLGKTFPNQLKILAWMSDRPESPYVIRPSYRNRIHFRRDSVIEMRGIKMSDQGTYEVQTNYFGRELRNRDRDQFEICVVEPVSEPRVEISRNASHITLNCTALGSGQITYRWERQTDATVGNDTFHGALLVLQNDGLSGHTYHCIAEDCCSRQISLPVSVDFNPASKSRNYWASVLSFTVVVILILGLYLLRKSQSSPLRNQGPGEFQ; this comes from the exons ATGCCGCACTCCGATGGGAAGGCAGAGATGCTCCTGTGGATACTGACAG TCCTTCCCACTGTGGTCCAGTGCAGAGCGGCCGTGGCCTCCCCGGACACTATCACCACCGTCCCTGTTGGTGGATCCGTCCACTTCCCCATCCTCCATGGCAGTGAGGACAAGTACGAGGTGACTCTGGGGAAAACGTTCCCGAACCAGCTGAAGATCTTGGCCTGGATGTCAGACCGACCGGAGAGTCCGTACGTGATCCGGCCGTCCTACAGGAACCGGATTCACTTCCGGAGAGATAGTGTTATCGAGATGCGAGGCATCAAGATGAGTGACCAGGGGACGTACGAGGTGCAGACAAACTACTTTGGGAGGGAGCTGAGAAACCGTGACCGTGACCAGTTTGAGATCTGTGTTGTCG AGCCGGTGTCTGAGCCAAGAGTGGAGATCAGCAGGAATGCCTCCCACATCACGCTGAACTGCACGGCTCTCGGAAGCGGACAGATCACCTATCGGTGGGAAAGGCAGACAGACGCTACCGTTGGGAACGACACCTTCCATGGAGCCCTGCTGGTCCTGCAGaacgatgggctgagtggccacaCCTACCACTGCATTGCTGAAGATTGCTGCAGTCGGCAGATCAGCCTCCCGGTCTCTGTTGACTTCAACCCAGCCAGCA AGTCCAGAAATTATTGGGCCAGTGTCCTCAGCTTTACAGTCGTTGTGATATTGATCTTGGGTCTGTATCTGCTCAGGAAATCTCA GTCAAGCCCACTCAGAAACCAAGGGCCAGGAGAGTTCCAGTGA